From Elaeis guineensis isolate ETL-2024a chromosome 16, EG11, whole genome shotgun sequence, a single genomic window includes:
- the LOC105059727 gene encoding LOW QUALITY PROTEIN: uncharacterized protein (The sequence of the model RefSeq protein was modified relative to this genomic sequence to represent the inferred CDS: inserted 1 base in 1 codon): MLKESSDIMEQWINFRILCPVPEPPLWLSLRQRKIQPMLIHQHHPIPSPFIYPSSTPPPEDGTTRTXKLKQGIEMKPYLALFVFILFSSFPLFFASSDGDFDALLKLKDGLIGPAGDGLHDWDPSTSTHCSFPGITCDADDRVVALHISYVRFRRALPPEIGRLDRLVNLTIVCDSITGHLPAEIAGLPALRLLNISNNNFTGLFPDVDGGFPALEVLDACNNNFSGRLPRCLAKLPRLRHLHLGGNFFFGEIPESYGGIESLEYLGLYGNDLSGRVPVSLSRLTNLREMYIGYYSTYEGGIPPEFGMLTSLVRLDMASCNLSGPIPPSLGRLKLLDTLFLQLNYLTGTIPPELGGLDQLQSLDLSINELTGELPESFAGLKQLKLLNILCNRLRGRIPPFIADLPNLEVLQVFENSFTFELPEGLGRNGRLVKLDVATNRLTGTIPPDLCAGGRLEQLVLMENSFFGPIPEKLGDCKSLLHVRLAKNLLNGTIPAGLFDLPSADMLELSDNYFSGQLPAKMAGDKFAELILSNNWLSGPIPSAIGNLCGLQTLSLESNRLSGEIPPQIGDLKQLTKLNLRGNNLVGEIPSDLARCTGTLQVVDLSRNGLTGEIPAAITELQNLNTLNLSGNHLSGEIPLQILRMPSLTILDLSYNNLSGEIPVEGQFLAFNETSFIGNPDLCGGPLHVPLPCGSTRGGPRAVRARGKRFIAWVVPPVGVIIPVGLAVLKGWKSWRGKGRSGACKMTSFQRLNVTVDDVMECLIANDVIGQGSAGIVYRGNMPSGADVAIKRLVGRGGGVHDRGFKAEITTLGRIRHRNIVRMLGFVSNRETNLLLYEYMPNGSLGEMLHGNNGAHLGWEARCRIAVEAARGLCYLHHDCSPLIIHRDVKSNNILLDSNFEAHVADFGLAKFVQDPGASMSCIAGTYGYIAPEYAYTLRVDEKSDVFSFGVVLLVLITGHRPLSPAAFGEDVDIVHWVRNTASEVTYKSDAAAVLSVVDRRLSPCPLDLIINLFKVAMLCVKERSVARPTMKLVVHMLSNPTASTATNLFAV; this comes from the exons ATGCTGAAAGAATCTTCGGATATCATGGAGCAATGGATAAACTTTCGGATACTTTGCCCCGTCCCGGAACCACCACTGTGGCTGAGTCTACGTCAACGAAAGATCCAGCCGATGCTTATTCACCAACACCACCCCATCCCATCGCCTTTTATCTACCCGTCCTCCACTCCCCCGCCAGAAGATGGTACCACGAGAA AAAAATTAAAGCAAGGGATTGAGATGAAGCCTTACCTGGCTCTTTTCGTCTtcatcctcttctcttctttccctctcttctTCGCTTCCAGTGATGGCGACTTCGATGCTCTACTGAAGCTCAAAGATGGGCTGATAGGTCCCGCCGGCGATGGCCTCCACGACTGGGACCCCTCCACCTCGACCCATTGCTCCTTTCCCGGCATCACGTGCGACGCGGATGACCGCGTCGTCGCCCTCCACATCTCTTACGTCCGATTCCGCCGCGCTCTGCCGCCGGAGATCGGACGCCTCGACCGGCTTGTCAACCTCACCATCGTCTGCGACTCCATCACCGGCCACCTCCCGGCGGAGATCGCCGGCCTCCCCGCCCTCCGCCTTCTCAACATCTCCAACAACAACTTCACCGGCTTGTTCCCGGACGTCGACGGTGGCTTCCCCGCGCTGGAGGTCCTCGACGCCTGTAACAACAACTTCTCCGGCCGGCTCCCACGTTGCCTCGCCAAGCTCCCCCGCCTCCGCCACCTCCACCTCGGCGGGAACTTCTTCTTCGGAGAGATCCCGGAGTCATACGGTGGTATCGAGAGCCTCGAATACCTGGGCCTCTATGGGAACGACCTCTCCGGCCGGGTCCCGGTGAGCTTGAGCCGGCTCACGAATCTACGGGAGATGTACATCGGCTACTACAGCACGTACGAGGGCGGCATCCCGCCGGAGTTCGGGATGCTGACCTCGCTGGTCCGGCTCGACATGGCGAGCTGCAACCTCTCCGGCCCGATTCCGCCGAGCCTCGGCCGGTTGAAGCTCCTTGACACGCTCTTCTTGCAGTTGAATTACCTCACCGGCACCATTCCGCCCGAGCTCGGCGGGCTCGACCAGCTCCAATCTCTTGATCTCTCGATCAACGAGCTCACCGGGGAGTTGCCGGAGAGCTTCGCAGGGTTGAAAcagctcaagctcctcaatatcctctgCAACCGCCTCCGCGGCCGCATCCCGCCCTTCATAGCCGATCTCCCGAATCTTGAGGTGCTCCAGGTCTTCGAGAACAGCTTCACCTTCGAACTTCCAGAAGGGCTCGGTCGGAATGGCCGACTCGTGAAGCTGGACGTAGCCACGAATCGCCTCACCGGGACGATCCCTCCGGACCTCTGCGCCGGCGGCCGGCTCGAGCAGCTCGTTTTGATGGAGAATTCGTTCTTCGGACCGATTCCAGAGAAACTCGGCGATTGCAAGTCGCTGCTCCACGTCCGGCTCGCCAAGAACCTCTTGAACGGGACGATCCCTGCCGGGCTGTTCGATCTCCCCTCCGCCGACATGCTCGAGCTTAGCGACAACTACTTTTCTGGCCAGCTGCCGGCGAAGATGGCCGGGGACAAATTCGCCGAGCTCATCCTCTCCAACAACTGGCTCTCCGGCCCGATCCCGTCGGCGATCGGGAACCTTTGCGGGCTCCAGACCTTATCTCTGGAGTCAAACCGGCTCTCCGGCGAGATCCCACCCCAGATCGGCGATCTGAAGCAGCTCACCAAGCTTAACCTGCGCGGAAACAACTTGGTCGGAGAAATCCCTTCTGATCTCGCCCGGTGCACTGGGACACTCCAGGTCGTCGATCTCAGCCGCAACGGTCTGACCGGCGAGATCCCGGCGGCGATCACGGAGCTCCAGAACCTCAACACACTAAACTTATCCGGAAACCACCTCTCCGGCGAGATCCCGTTGCAGATCCTGCGGATGCCGAGCTTGACCATCCTCGATCTCTCCTACAACAACCTCTCGGGCGAGATTCCGGTCGAGGGGCAGTTCTTGGCGTTCAACGAGACCTCGTTCATTGGCAACCCCGACCTCTGCGGTGGCCCGCTGCACGTGCCGCTCCCGTGCGGCTCGACCCGGGGTGGGCCCAGGGCCGTGCGGGCCCGCGGGAAGCGGTTCATCGCGTGGGTCGTCCCGCCGGTGGGGGTTATAATTCCGGTGGGCCTGGCGGTGCTCAAGGGATGGAAGTCGTGGAGAGGAAAAGGCCGGTCCGGCGCCTGCAAGATGACGTCGTTCCAGCGGCTTAATGTCACGGTCGACGACGTCATGGAGTGCTTGATAGCGAACGACGTCATCGGCCAAGGCAGCGCCGGGATCGTTTACCGTGGGAATATGCCGAGCGGCGCCGATGTGGCGATCAAGCGGCTGGTTGGGCGCGGCGGAGGAGTGCACGACCGGGGATTCAAGGCCGAGATAACAACTCTAGGCCGAATCCGGCACCGGAATATCGTCCGGATGCTGGGGTTCGTGTCGAACAGGGAGACCAATTTACTGCTGTATGAGTACATGCCGAATGGGAGCTTGGGGGAGATGCTGCATGGGAACAATGGGGCGCATCTGGGGTGGGAGGCGCGTTGCCGGATTGCGGTGGAGGCGGCGAGAGGGCTGTGCTACCTCCACCACGACTGCTCACCGCTCATCATCCACCGGGACGtgaaatcaaataatatattgCTCGACTCCAACTTCGAAGCGCACGTCGCCGACTTCGGCCTCGCCAAGTTTGTTCAGGACCCTGGCGCGTCCATGTCATGTATTGCCGGGACCTACGGCTACATCGCACCAG AGTATGCATACACTCTTCGAGTGGATGAGAAAAGTGATGTCTTCAGCTTTGGTGTTGTGCTCTTGGTGCTGATCACCGGGCATCGACCGCTCAGCCCTGCTGCATTTGGGGAAGATGTCGACATCGTGCATTGGGTTCGTAACACAGCATCAGAGGTCACATACAAGTCTGATGCTGCAGCAGTACTTTCTGTGGTGGATCGCAGGCTCTCGCCATGCCCTCTGGATTTAATCATCAATCTGTTCAAGGTGGCGATGCTGTGCGTGAAGGAGAGAAGCGTGGCACGCCCGACCATGAAGCTGGTGGTCCACATGCTCTCCAATCCAACGGCCTCGACAGCAACCAATCTTTTTGCTGTCTGA